Below is a window of Elusimicrobiota bacterium DNA.
CATCCCGTAGTTCAAGCGCTTCATGCTCACCCGTTGACGCACCGGAAGGTACCGCCGCACGGCCGATACACCCGTCTTCCAGGATTATATCAACTTCAACCGTAGGATTCCCGCGGGAATCCAGAATTTCACGTGCAATAATTTCATTAATTTTAGACATCTTGTGTAAAAATCCTCCCTTAATCAATAACCCACCAAATATGTTGTATTTTTATACCAAATCCCCGAGGTAAAGTCAAACACCTTCTATACTTGTTACCACCACATCTTTCCCGGACATTATCTCAATATCATACGACTTACATGCAGTACAGCTAACCACCGGCATCACAGCCTTACCGGTATCCCCCCATACTTTCCCACAGGATTTACATCTAAGCTTCACGGGGTCAACAAATATTTCAATCACCGCAGTTGCCGCTATAGTCCCTGTCAGGACATGATCCTTCAAGCTATGCTCCAAAAAATGCGGGTCAATCCCCGAAAACTGCCCGACTGCGAGTTTTATCTTCGTAACCTTTGACAACTTATTTTTTTCCGTTGCAACTTTGATACTCTCCCACAACCCTTTTGCCATACCTAGTTCGTGCATACCGCTGTGTTACTCCTTAAACCATAAAAACATAGTGCGAGG
It encodes the following:
- a CDS encoding hydrogenase maturation nickel metallochaperone HypA, with amino-acid sequence MHELGMAKGLWESIKVATEKNKLSKVTKIKLAVGQFSGIDPHFLEHSLKDHVLTGTIAATAVIEIFVDPVKLRCKSCGKVWGDTGKAVMPVVSCTACKSYDIEIMSGKDVVVTSIEGV